Proteins from a single region of Streptomyces sp. TN58:
- a CDS encoding SDR family oxidoreductase: MDSTVGAPQGVIAAHLLKGQKALVTGANSGIGKATAIGLGRAGADVVVNYVADRESAEEVVREITSFGVRAAAYEADVSREDQVVAMVDRMVEEFGTIDILVANAGLQRDSAFTEMTLAQWQKVLDVNLTGQFLCAREATKEFLRRGVVPEVSRAAGKIICMSSVHQLIPWAGHVNYASSKGGVHMMMETLAQELAPRKIRVNAVAPGAIRTPINRSAWETEQAREDLLKLIPYDRIGDPEDIADAVVVLASDLLDYVVGTTLYVDGGMTLFPGFASGG; this comes from the coding sequence GTGGATTCCACCGTGGGCGCACCGCAGGGTGTGATTGCGGCTCACCTGCTGAAGGGCCAGAAGGCACTGGTCACCGGCGCCAACTCGGGCATCGGGAAGGCGACCGCCATCGGGCTCGGCAGGGCCGGCGCCGACGTGGTCGTGAACTACGTGGCCGACCGGGAGTCCGCCGAGGAGGTGGTCCGGGAGATCACCTCCTTCGGGGTGCGCGCGGCGGCGTACGAGGCGGACGTGTCCCGGGAGGACCAGGTCGTCGCCATGGTGGACCGGATGGTCGAGGAGTTCGGGACGATCGACATCCTGGTCGCCAATGCCGGCCTGCAACGGGACTCCGCGTTCACCGAGATGACCCTCGCCCAGTGGCAGAAGGTCCTGGACGTCAACCTGACCGGGCAGTTCCTGTGCGCGCGCGAGGCCACGAAGGAGTTCCTGCGGCGCGGGGTCGTGCCCGAGGTGTCCCGGGCGGCCGGGAAGATCATCTGCATGAGCTCGGTGCACCAGCTGATCCCGTGGGCGGGGCACGTCAACTACGCGTCCTCCAAGGGCGGCGTGCACATGATGATGGAGACCCTCGCCCAGGAGCTCGCACCGCGGAAGATCCGGGTGAACGCGGTCGCCCCCGGGGCCATCAGGACACCGATCAACCGCAGTGCGTGGGAGACCGAGCAGGCCCGTGAGGACCTGCTGAAGCTGATCCCGTACGACCGGATCGGCGATCCCGAGGACATCGCCGACGCGGTCGTCGTCCTCGCCTCCGACCTCCTGGACTACGTGGTGGGCACCACCCTCTACGTCGACGGCGGCATGACCCTCTTCCCCGGCTTCGCCTCCGGCGGCTGA
- a CDS encoding GMC oxidoreductase produces the protein MVDVGGTPHYDVIIIGTGAGGGTLAHRLAPSGKRVLLLERGGYLPRERDNWESTAVFVKGKYRAPEFWLDRHGNEFPPEVNYYVGGNTKFYGAALFRLRPEDFGEIRHHGGVSPAWPLRYEELEPYYTQAEHLYRVHGRHGEDPGEGPASAQYAYPPVEHEPRIQQLSDDLEKRGLHPFHLPIGVDLVQDADGRAAPSSVCIRCDRVDGFPCLVRGKSDAQVVCVEPALEHPNVEMVTHAHVVRLETDAAGRTVTAAVVRLADGSETRFSADVVVVSCGAVNSAALLLASANDRHPRGLANSSDVVGRHYMRHNNLALMAVSKEPNPTRFQKTLALHDWYLGSDDWDFPLGGVQMLGKSDAEQIHGEAPRWAGTVTPDMPFEVLAHHAVDFWLCGEDLPLPESRVTLEAGGAIRLTLDEKNNIEGLRRLRHKLQGMLGHLGMHEHHLLPHSIYLHKGMPIGATAHQAGTVRFGTDPAASALDVNCKAHDLDNLYVVDTSFFPSIGAVNPSLTAIANALRVGDHLVSRLG, from the coding sequence GTGGTCGACGTGGGCGGCACTCCCCACTACGACGTCATCATCATCGGCACCGGCGCCGGGGGCGGTACCCTCGCCCACCGGCTGGCCCCCTCCGGCAAGCGGGTGCTCCTCCTCGAACGCGGCGGCTACCTGCCGCGGGAGCGCGACAACTGGGAGTCCACCGCCGTCTTCGTCAAGGGCAAGTACCGGGCGCCCGAGTTCTGGCTCGACAGGCACGGCAACGAGTTCCCGCCCGAGGTCAACTACTACGTCGGCGGCAACACCAAGTTCTACGGGGCCGCGCTGTTCCGGCTGCGGCCCGAGGACTTCGGCGAGATCCGCCACCACGGCGGCGTCTCCCCCGCCTGGCCGCTGCGGTACGAGGAGCTGGAGCCGTACTACACCCAGGCCGAACACCTCTACCGCGTGCACGGGCGGCACGGGGAGGACCCGGGCGAGGGGCCGGCGAGCGCCCAGTACGCCTACCCGCCCGTCGAACACGAGCCGCGCATCCAGCAGTTGAGCGACGACCTGGAGAAGAGGGGGCTGCACCCCTTCCACCTCCCCATCGGGGTCGACCTCGTCCAGGACGCGGACGGGCGGGCCGCCCCCTCCAGCGTGTGCATCCGCTGCGACCGGGTGGACGGCTTCCCCTGCCTGGTGCGCGGCAAGTCCGACGCCCAGGTGGTGTGCGTGGAGCCGGCCCTGGAGCACCCCAACGTCGAGATGGTCACCCACGCCCATGTGGTCCGGCTGGAGACCGACGCGGCGGGGCGCACCGTCACCGCGGCGGTCGTCAGGCTCGCCGACGGGTCCGAGACCCGCTTCTCCGCGGACGTCGTGGTCGTCTCCTGCGGGGCGGTCAACTCCGCCGCCCTGCTGCTGGCCTCGGCGAACGACCGCCATCCCCGGGGGCTGGCCAACAGTTCGGACGTGGTGGGCCGGCACTACATGCGGCACAACAACCTTGCGCTGATGGCGGTGTCCAAGGAGCCCAACCCCACGCGGTTCCAGAAGACCCTCGCCCTGCACGACTGGTATCTGGGCTCGGACGACTGGGACTTCCCGCTGGGCGGGGTCCAGATGCTCGGCAAGTCGGACGCCGAGCAGATCCACGGCGAGGCGCCGCGCTGGGCCGGAACGGTCACCCCGGACATGCCCTTCGAGGTACTGGCGCACCACGCCGTCGACTTCTGGCTGTGCGGAGAGGACCTTCCGCTGCCCGAAAGCCGGGTCACCCTGGAAGCCGGCGGCGCCATCCGCCTCACGCTCGACGAGAAGAACAACATCGAGGGCCTGAGGCGGCTGCGGCACAAGCTCCAGGGCATGCTCGGGCACCTCGGCATGCACGAGCACCACCTGCTGCCGCACAGCATCTATCTGCACAAGGGCATGCCGATCGGGGCGACCGCACACCAGGCGGGGACCGTCCGCTTCGGCACCGACCCGGCCGCCTCGGCGCTGGACGTCAACTGCAAGGCCCACGACCTCGACAACCTCTACGTCGTCGACACGAGCTTCTTCCCGAGCATCGGCGCGGTCAACCCGTCCCTGACCGCCATCGCCAACGCCCTGCGGGTCGGTGACCACCTCGTGTCCCGGCTGGGCTGA
- a CDS encoding cyclase family protein has protein sequence MTGRPGPAAAPPMSAADFRTLYERLRRTARPAAHDGAGGDTHGGRRGALRHLTPARVAAAAAEVRLGRTVSLAAPIETRPGPDNPEPARHRMTGPAPGEARAGGVHFAVDRFAMNVHGDADSHLDALGHVLYDGELYGGVPAGDAAAAAVRSLSLDLVREGVVGRGVLLDVPRLRGVPWLEPGDHVTAQDLTAAETAQGVRVGPGDLLLVRVGHRRRRGQLGAWEAARARAGLHPRAMPFLAEREVAVLGGDGNNDTAPSAVAGVAFPVHVLAVQAMGVHLMDYLQFEELAEACAQAGRWSFLCVVAPLRLPGATGCPVNPLAVL, from the coding sequence ATGACCGGGCGCCCCGGACCGGCCGCCGCGCCGCCCATGAGCGCGGCTGACTTCCGGACGCTGTACGAGCGGCTGCGCCGGACGGCCCGGCCCGCCGCGCACGACGGCGCGGGCGGGGACACGCACGGCGGCCGGCGGGGGGCACTGCGGCATCTGACGCCCGCCCGCGTCGCGGCGGCCGCGGCCGAGGTCCGGCTCGGACGAACGGTGTCCCTGGCCGCGCCGATCGAGACCCGGCCGGGCCCGGACAACCCGGAGCCCGCGAGGCACCGCATGACCGGTCCCGCCCCTGGGGAGGCCCGGGCCGGCGGAGTGCACTTCGCGGTCGACCGGTTCGCGATGAACGTCCACGGGGACGCCGACAGCCACCTCGACGCCCTCGGCCACGTGCTGTACGACGGCGAGCTCTACGGCGGCGTCCCGGCCGGCGACGCGGCGGCCGCGGCTGTCCGTTCGCTCTCGCTGGACCTGGTCCGGGAGGGTGTCGTCGGGCGGGGTGTGCTGCTGGACGTCCCGCGGCTGCGGGGCGTGCCCTGGCTGGAGCCGGGGGACCACGTGACGGCGCAGGACCTGACGGCCGCCGAGACCGCCCAAGGCGTCCGGGTCGGCCCCGGGGACCTGCTGCTCGTACGGGTGGGGCACCGGCGCCGCCGCGGACAGCTCGGGGCGTGGGAGGCGGCCCGGGCCCGGGCGGGACTGCACCCGAGGGCCATGCCGTTCCTGGCCGAGCGGGAGGTGGCCGTGCTGGGCGGCGACGGCAACAACGACACCGCGCCCAGCGCCGTGGCGGGCGTCGCCTTCCCCGTACACGTCCTGGCGGTGCAGGCGATGGGCGTGCACCTCATGGACTACCTGCAGTTCGAGGAGTTGGCGGAGGCCTGCGCACAGGCCGGCCGGTGGAGCTTTCTGTGCGTGGTCGCCCCGCTGCGCCTGCCGGGCGCCACCGGCTGCCCCGTCAACCCGCTCGCGGTGCTGTGA
- a CDS encoding gluconokinase, GntK/IdnK-type: MPAEAGRPTQVLVVGVSGSGKTTVAGLLAERLGWPHRDADEFHSAGNRAKMAAGQPLDDLDRAPWLAAIGAWMDEEAAAHRPAVVTCSALKRSYRDRLLRGRPGARLLYLHGTRELVRARLEARHGHFFPAALLDSQFADLQEPQPDEHPVVVEVDQPPGAVVEAALSLLDLAAPSAPSAPSAPPEEAPMSEQTHRSAGPTGEQWELRRGGQRAVVVELGGALRQYEAGGVPLLDGFAADEPVTSGRGQLLVPWPNRVGGGRYRFDGADLQLPLSEPEHRNAIHGLLRWVPWRLLARSGEALRVGTTLHPQPGYPFLLEVYAEYRLTDDGLEVLVSAVNAGTARAPYGVGQHPYLTVGTGLVDTALLTVPARLRLTTDEDGLPTGEEPVEGTEYDFRSARPIGAQVLDTAFTGLERDEAGRAVVRLAHPSGRRGTDVWLGEGTRYVQVYTGDTLGQPGRRRRGVAVEAMSCPADAFRTGTGLTVLEPGAGHVLRWGLRPWGAADGAAIR, from the coding sequence ATGCCGGCGGAGGCCGGACGGCCGACTCAGGTACTCGTCGTCGGCGTGTCCGGTTCGGGCAAGACCACGGTGGCCGGGCTGCTCGCGGAGCGGCTGGGCTGGCCCCACCGGGACGCGGACGAGTTCCACTCCGCGGGCAACCGGGCCAAGATGGCCGCCGGACAGCCCCTGGACGACCTGGACCGGGCCCCCTGGCTCGCCGCCATCGGCGCCTGGATGGACGAGGAGGCAGCGGCGCACCGCCCGGCGGTCGTCACCTGCTCGGCGCTCAAGCGCTCCTACCGGGACCGGCTGCTGCGGGGCCGGCCGGGGGCGCGCCTGCTCTACCTGCACGGTACGCGCGAGCTCGTCCGGGCCCGCCTGGAGGCGCGGCACGGCCACTTCTTCCCGGCGGCCCTGCTGGACAGCCAGTTCGCCGACCTCCAGGAGCCGCAGCCCGACGAGCACCCGGTGGTCGTGGAGGTCGACCAGCCGCCGGGGGCCGTGGTGGAGGCCGCGCTGTCCCTCCTGGACCTCGCCGCCCCGTCCGCTCCGTCCGCTCCGTCCGCTCCGCCTGAGGAGGCTCCCATGTCCGAGCAGACGCACCGGTCCGCGGGCCCCACGGGTGAGCAGTGGGAGCTGCGCCGCGGCGGGCAGCGTGCCGTCGTGGTCGAACTGGGCGGCGCGCTGCGCCAGTACGAGGCCGGCGGGGTGCCGCTGCTGGACGGGTTCGCCGCCGACGAGCCCGTCACCTCGGGGCGCGGGCAGCTGCTCGTGCCCTGGCCCAACCGGGTGGGCGGCGGCCGCTACCGCTTCGACGGCGCGGACCTGCAACTCCCGCTGAGCGAACCGGAGCACCGCAACGCGATCCACGGACTGCTGCGCTGGGTCCCGTGGCGGCTGCTGGCCCGCTCCGGCGAGGCGTTGCGGGTCGGCACCACCCTCCACCCGCAGCCCGGGTACCCCTTCCTGCTGGAGGTGTACGCGGAGTACCGGCTGACCGACGACGGCCTGGAGGTGCTGGTGAGCGCCGTCAACGCGGGCACCGCGAGGGCCCCGTACGGCGTGGGGCAGCACCCGTACCTGACGGTCGGCACCGGCCTCGTCGACACGGCGCTGCTCACCGTGCCGGCCCGCCTCCGGCTGACCACCGACGAGGACGGCCTGCCGACGGGCGAGGAGCCCGTCGAGGGCACGGAGTACGACTTCCGCTCCGCCCGTCCCATCGGCGCGCAGGTGCTGGACACCGCCTTCACCGGACTCGAACGGGACGAGGCCGGGCGGGCGGTGGTCCGGCTGGCCCACCCGTCGGGGCGGCGCGGGACCGACGTGTGGCTCGGCGAGGGCACCCGGTACGTGCAGGTCTACACGGGCGACACCCTGGGGCAGCCCGGGCGGCGCCGGCGCGGTGTCGCGGTGGAGGCGATGTCCTGCCCGGCGGACGCCTTCCGCACCGGAACCGGGCTCACGGTCCTGGAGCCGGGGGCCGGGCATGTGCTCCGCTGGGGCCTGCGGCCGTGGGGGGCGGCCGACGGGGCGGCGATCCGATGA
- a CDS encoding DUF7144 family membrane protein: MTSHAGGARPNAAAPASRKGGFGARSGWLLFAGFLMVFGGLMMVFSGISAIARDDVFIPTPHYAYEFDLTGWGWIHLVLGVVVFCAGLAVIRGALWARIVGLALAGLSMVASFMWLPYTPFWALVLLAVDALIVWALCTAPGLTGD; the protein is encoded by the coding sequence ATGACGAGTCACGCGGGCGGAGCACGCCCGAACGCCGCGGCGCCGGCCTCGCGGAAGGGCGGCTTCGGCGCCCGCAGCGGCTGGCTGCTCTTCGCCGGGTTCCTGATGGTCTTCGGCGGACTGATGATGGTGTTCTCCGGCATCTCGGCGATCGCCCGGGACGACGTCTTCATCCCCACCCCGCACTACGCCTACGAGTTCGACCTCACGGGCTGGGGCTGGATCCACCTCGTCCTGGGCGTCGTGGTGTTCTGCGCGGGGTTGGCCGTGATCAGGGGTGCCCTGTGGGCCCGGATCGTCGGTCTGGCGCTGGCGGGCCTGAGCATGGTGGCGAGCTTCATGTGGCTGCCGTACACGCCGTTCTGGGCCCTGGTGCTCCTGGCGGTCGACGCCCTGATCGTCTGGGCGCTGTGCACGGCCCCCGGTCTCACGGGGGACTGA
- a CDS encoding chloride channel protein, producing MTAPRTPPPAPAEEPAEGDRLRDMLRTPGYLKLLVLCALIGIPVSLAAFWFLVSLHQLEHLVWADLPEALGWSGPPWWWPLPLLLVAGVLVGLVVTRLPGAGGHIPASGLHAAGATSIALPGVILAALCSLPLGATLGPEAPLIALGGGLALLFRDLAQAPATPQSTIILGAAGAAAAISAIFGNPLVGAVLLMEVAGVGGPQLFAIMLPALLSSGVGELVFTGFGRWTGLSTGSLKLDLTAPFPRLDAADVGWSLLLAVVMGVFIHLVLAGGRYASVYVARRPVAHTAVCALAAGAFGALYALVTGNSPVDVASSGQGVMGSMAADPQAWGVGALIAVLLCKGAAYALCLGSLRGGPVFPALFLGAAAGVLFAPLPGLGLVPGLAAGMAAAAASALRLPVSSVVLVVLLLGSGAMIPVVIIAAVVAFVVTELLPPGPEVPPVGKPVATPAAGAK from the coding sequence ATGACGGCACCTCGTACGCCACCGCCGGCACCGGCCGAGGAACCTGCCGAGGGCGACCGGCTTCGGGACATGCTGCGCACGCCCGGCTACCTGAAACTGCTCGTCCTCTGCGCCCTGATCGGCATCCCCGTCTCGCTGGCGGCGTTCTGGTTCCTGGTCTCGCTCCACCAGCTGGAGCACCTGGTGTGGGCCGACCTCCCGGAAGCGCTCGGCTGGAGCGGGCCCCCCTGGTGGTGGCCGCTGCCGCTGCTGCTGGTCGCCGGTGTCCTGGTCGGACTGGTGGTGACGCGCCTGCCCGGCGCGGGCGGCCACATCCCCGCGTCCGGACTGCATGCCGCAGGAGCCACCTCGATCGCCCTGCCGGGCGTCATCCTGGCAGCGCTGTGCAGCCTGCCGCTCGGTGCGACCCTCGGCCCGGAAGCCCCGCTGATCGCCCTCGGCGGCGGGCTCGCACTGCTGTTCAGGGACCTGGCCCAGGCGCCCGCGACCCCGCAGAGCACGATCATCCTGGGCGCGGCCGGAGCCGCTGCGGCCATCTCCGCGATCTTCGGCAACCCTCTGGTCGGCGCCGTGCTCCTGATGGAGGTGGCAGGCGTCGGCGGGCCGCAGCTGTTCGCGATCATGCTGCCGGCGCTGCTGTCCAGCGGGGTCGGCGAGCTGGTGTTCACCGGCTTCGGCCGCTGGACGGGCCTGTCGACGGGCAGCCTGAAGCTCGATCTCACGGCTCCCTTCCCCCGGCTGGACGCCGCCGACGTGGGGTGGTCGCTGCTCCTGGCGGTCGTCATGGGCGTCTTCATTCACCTGGTACTGGCAGGCGGCCGGTACGCCTCCGTGTACGTGGCCCGGCGGCCCGTGGCCCACACGGCCGTCTGCGCCCTGGCGGCGGGCGCCTTCGGCGCGCTCTACGCCCTGGTCACCGGCAACTCCCCCGTCGACGTGGCCTCGTCGGGCCAAGGCGTGATGGGCAGCATGGCCGCCGATCCGCAGGCCTGGGGCGTCGGGGCGCTGATCGCGGTCCTGCTGTGCAAGGGCGCGGCCTACGCCCTCTGCCTGGGCAGCCTGCGCGGTGGCCCGGTCTTCCCGGCGCTGTTCCTGGGCGCCGCCGCGGGTGTGCTGTTCGCGCCGCTGCCGGGACTGGGCCTCGTACCGGGCCTCGCGGCCGGCATGGCCGCCGCGGCCGCCAGCGCGCTGCGGCTACCGGTCAGCAGCGTGGTGCTCGTCGTCCTGCTGCTCGGCAGCGGAGCGATGATCCCCGTGGTCATCATCGCGGCCGTGGTCGCCTTCGTGGTCACCGAACTCCTGCCGCCCGGGCCCGAGGTCCCTCCTGTGGGCAAGCCGGTCGCGACCCCCGCAGCCGGGGCGAAGTGA
- a CDS encoding SHOCT domain-containing protein, with amino-acid sequence MPGLLRGIARTAVVAGTATAVSNRVSRRQAGRWSQQEYEQQQAYEQQQAAAPPAPAAAPPPAGDDMSSKLDQLQKLGELKAQGLLTEEEFTRQKSRLLG; translated from the coding sequence ATGCCCGGACTTCTTCGCGGTATCGCCCGCACGGCCGTCGTGGCGGGAACCGCCACCGCGGTCTCCAACCGCGTGTCGCGGCGGCAGGCGGGCCGCTGGTCGCAGCAGGAGTACGAACAGCAGCAGGCCTACGAACAGCAGCAGGCCGCCGCGCCGCCCGCTCCGGCCGCCGCGCCCCCGCCCGCCGGCGACGACATGAGCAGCAAGCTCGACCAGTTGCAGAAGCTGGGCGAGCTGAAGGCCCAGGGGCTGCTCACCGAGGAGGAGTTCACGCGGCAGAAGAGCCGGCTCCTCGGCTGA
- a CDS encoding DUF6325 family protein, with the protein MSDDMNEDIETMGPVDYLIVEFPGSRMTGEGLPLLVDLVDRGIIRILDLVFVRKEADGSVVALELKDAGGGEMDLTVFEGAASGLLGQDDLDEAGAALEAGNSAGILVYENVWAAPFARALRRGGAQLVAGGRIPVQALLASLDAMEA; encoded by the coding sequence ATGAGCGACGACATGAACGAGGACATCGAGACGATGGGGCCCGTCGACTACCTGATCGTCGAGTTCCCGGGCAGCAGGATGACCGGTGAGGGCCTGCCCCTGCTCGTGGATCTCGTCGACCGCGGCATCATCCGCATCCTCGACCTGGTCTTCGTCCGCAAGGAGGCCGATGGCTCGGTCGTCGCCCTGGAGCTGAAGGACGCCGGCGGCGGCGAGATGGACCTGACCGTCTTCGAGGGCGCGGCCTCGGGCCTGCTCGGCCAGGACGACCTCGACGAGGCCGGCGCCGCCCTGGAAGCGGGCAACTCCGCCGGGATCCTGGTGTACGAGAACGTCTGGGCGGCGCCCTTCGCCCGGGCCCTGCGGCGCGGCGGCGCCCAGCTGGTGGCCGGCGGCCGGATCCCGGTGCAGGCGCTGCTGGCCTCGCTTGACGCGATGGAGGCGTGA
- a CDS encoding VOC family protein, which yields MTEAAEATRRTPGTPCWVSLMVHGLGRTEDFYADLFGWEYVPGPEQLGPYVRAVLDGHEVAGIGEMPPDGHLPTAWTTYLATDDAGATAESVRACGGTVAVGPLDAGAAGRVAICSDPLGAVFGLWQAQPGPGTRPHGGPGTPVWHELITQDTSTVGKFYEHVFGHEAKAHAVASDDFDHLTLNLGGRPVAAVHGVGRSLPHDRGPHWLVYFAVEDTDAAAQRVQELGGRLVDPPREGMRGRQATVADPEGAVFALVRPNTPEGVSSR from the coding sequence ATGACCGAGGCAGCGGAAGCAACCCGGCGCACGCCCGGCACCCCGTGCTGGGTGAGTCTCATGGTTCACGGCCTGGGGCGCACCGAGGACTTCTACGCCGACCTGTTCGGATGGGAGTACGTGCCCGGGCCCGAGCAGCTCGGCCCCTACGTCCGCGCGGTGCTGGACGGCCACGAGGTGGCCGGGATCGGCGAGATGCCGCCCGACGGGCACCTTCCGACGGCCTGGACCACGTATCTGGCCACGGACGACGCCGGCGCGACCGCCGAGTCGGTCCGGGCGTGCGGCGGCACCGTCGCGGTGGGACCGCTGGACGCCGGTGCCGCGGGGCGGGTGGCGATCTGCTCGGACCCGCTGGGGGCGGTCTTCGGGCTGTGGCAGGCGCAGCCCGGCCCGGGTACCCGGCCGCACGGCGGGCCGGGCACCCCCGTCTGGCACGAGCTGATCACCCAGGACACCTCGACGGTCGGCAAGTTCTACGAGCACGTGTTCGGCCATGAGGCGAAGGCCCACGCCGTCGCGTCGGACGACTTCGACCACCTCACCCTGAACCTGGGGGGCCGGCCCGTCGCCGCCGTTCACGGCGTGGGACGTTCGCTGCCGCACGACCGGGGTCCGCACTGGCTGGTCTACTTCGCGGTGGAGGACACCGACGCGGCCGCGCAGCGGGTCCAGGAGCTCGGCGGGCGCCTCGTCGACCCGCCCCGCGAGGGCATGCGCGGACGGCAGGCCACGGTGGCGGACCCGGAGGGCGCGGTGTTCGCCCTCGTACGCCCGAACACCCCCGAGGGGGTGTCGTCAAGGTAG
- a CDS encoding sulfurtransferase: protein MTAKHAILSAADLRDELAGPRPPVLLDVRWQLGGPDQRPAYEAGHLPGAVYVDLDRELAGPAGSGGRHPLPDTEAFGAAMRRAGVSAEAPVVVYDGGQGWAAARAWWLLRWTGHPNVRVLDGGLAAWTESGGALTAERVIPLEGDFKPNPGVRGLLDADAAARRAREGVLLDARAGERYRGEVEPIDPVGGHIPGALSAPTTENVGPDGRFLPADALRSRFEALGATQGTPVGVYCGSGVSGAHEVLALEVAGIESDLYAGSWSHWCTDPARPVATGPEPQ, encoded by the coding sequence ATGACTGCGAAACATGCGATCCTCTCCGCCGCCGATCTCCGGGACGAGCTGGCGGGACCCCGCCCGCCGGTGCTGCTGGACGTCCGCTGGCAGCTGGGCGGCCCCGACCAGCGGCCCGCGTACGAGGCCGGACACCTGCCCGGCGCGGTGTACGTCGACCTCGATCGCGAACTGGCAGGTCCGGCCGGGTCGGGCGGGCGCCACCCGCTGCCGGACACGGAGGCCTTCGGTGCGGCGATGCGCAGGGCGGGGGTCTCGGCCGAGGCGCCGGTGGTCGTGTACGACGGCGGCCAGGGCTGGGCGGCGGCCCGAGCGTGGTGGCTGCTGCGCTGGACAGGTCACCCGAACGTGCGAGTCCTGGACGGCGGCCTGGCCGCGTGGACGGAATCCGGCGGCGCCCTCACGGCTGAGCGAGTGATTCCGCTTGAGGGCGATTTCAAGCCAAACCCTGGCGTGCGCGGGCTGCTCGACGCCGACGCGGCGGCGCGACGGGCCCGGGAGGGCGTCCTGCTGGACGCCCGGGCGGGGGAGCGGTATCGCGGTGAGGTGGAGCCGATCGACCCGGTGGGCGGCCACATCCCGGGCGCACTGTCGGCCCCCACCACCGAGAACGTGGGCCCCGACGGCCGCTTCCTGCCTGCGGACGCGCTGCGCAGCCGGTTCGAGGCGCTCGGCGCGACGCAGGGCACCCCGGTGGGCGTCTACTGCGGCTCGGGGGTCTCCGGAGCCCACGAGGTGCTCGCCCTGGAGGTGGCCGGCATCGAGTCCGACCTCTACGCGGGCAGTTGGTCGCACTGGTGCACCGACCCGGCCCGCCCCGTGGCCACGGGCCCGGAGCCCCAGTAG
- the sepH gene encoding septation protein SepH, producing MPELRVVAVSNDGTRLVLKAADSTEYTLPIDERLRAAVRNDRARLNQIEIEVESHLRPRDIQARIRAGASAEEVAQLAGIPVDRVRRFEGPVLAERAFMAERARKTPVRRPGENTGPQLGEAVQERLTLRGAEKESVQWDSWRRDDGTWEVLLVYRVAGEPHSASWTYDPPRRLVVAVDDEARSLIGESEDLPAAPEPSFPFVPRIARLPRDRPLDRALDRQLERVEPRPAPVPEPEEERDSLTSLLEAVPSFRGDMVVPERTEPAEAEAEAEEPPAPAASAGAGAAYADVLMPRTVAGHRDRLTGTTDRQAEADGVRPGRRAAVPSWDEIVFGTRRKKQE from the coding sequence ATGCCCGAACTGCGTGTCGTGGCCGTCTCCAATGACGGCACACGACTGGTGCTCAAGGCTGCGGACAGCACCGAGTACACGCTTCCGATCGACGAGCGGCTTCGGGCTGCCGTACGCAACGACCGCGCGCGTCTGAACCAGATCGAGATCGAGGTCGAGAGCCACCTCCGCCCCCGCGACATCCAGGCGCGCATACGAGCCGGTGCCTCCGCGGAGGAGGTCGCCCAGCTCGCCGGCATCCCCGTCGACCGCGTACGCCGCTTCGAGGGCCCCGTGCTCGCCGAGCGCGCCTTCATGGCCGAGCGGGCCCGCAAGACCCCGGTGCGCCGCCCCGGCGAGAACACCGGGCCGCAGCTCGGCGAGGCCGTGCAGGAACGCCTGACCCTGCGCGGGGCCGAGAAGGAGTCCGTCCAGTGGGACTCCTGGCGCCGCGACGACGGCACCTGGGAGGTCCTTCTCGTCTACCGGGTCGCCGGCGAGCCGCACTCGGCGAGCTGGACCTACGACCCGCCGCGCCGGCTGGTCGTGGCCGTGGACGACGAGGCGCGCTCCCTCATCGGCGAGTCGGAGGACCTGCCGGCGGCTCCCGAGCCGAGTTTCCCCTTCGTGCCGAGGATCGCGCGCCTGCCGCGCGACCGGCCGCTGGACCGCGCCCTGGACCGGCAGCTGGAGCGGGTGGAGCCGCGGCCGGCGCCCGTACCGGAGCCGGAGGAGGAGCGGGACTCGCTGACCAGCCTGCTGGAGGCGGTACCGAGCTTCCGCGGCGACATGGTCGTCCCCGAGCGCACCGAGCCGGCCGAGGCGGAAGCCGAGGCGGAGGAGCCGCCGGCTCCCGCCGCGTCGGCCGGCGCCGGCGCCGCGTACGCCGACGTCCTGATGCCCCGCACGGTGGCGGGCCACCGCGACCGGCTGACGGGCACCACCGACCGGCAGGCGGAAGCCGACGGAGTCCGCCCCGGACGCCGTGCGGCGGTCCCGAGCTGGGACGAGATCGTCTTCGGTACCCGGCGCAAGAAGCAGGAGTAG